The genomic DNA ggaggttgcagtgagcccagatcgcaccactgcactttttACTTCTGTATGGTTGGTAGTAACGTTCCCTCATTCATTcctattttagtaatttgaatctttttttcttgatcagcTTAGCCAAAggttaattttgttgatcttcacCAAGAAtcaaattttgattttgttgctattctcattatttattatttttggatggagtctcgctctgtcacccaggctggagtgcagtggctcactgcaacctccgcctcctgggttcaagagattctcctacctcagcctctcaagtagctaggaatacaggcacatgccaccacacccaactgacttttgtattttttagtagagacagggtttcgccatgttggccagactggtctcgagctcctgacctcaggtgatccaccggcttcagcctcccaaagtgctgggattacaggtgtgagccgccacgcctagccctcagttgtttttctcttctgtattttgtatttctgctaAAATCTTTATtacctttcttctgcttttgtgGTTTACTTTgcccttctttttctaatttcttaaggcTGAAGTTTAGCTTATTAATTTGAAACCTTCTTTAAATGCaggcatttaaagctataaaGTTCCATCTGAACACAGCTCCACTGCATCCCATATGctattgtatataaattttttctttccattcaccccaaagtattttctaatttccctgtgatttcatctttGACCCACTGGTTACTTAGGAGTACGTTGCTTAACTTCCACCTATTAGTAAATTATACCACTTTCCTTCTATTGATTtatagtttcattccattgtggtaaGAGAACacattttgtatgatttcagtatttttaaatttattgagacgtTTTGTGGTCTGAAATTTTGCAAAGAGtgtttcatgtgcacttgagaaaaatatgtattctgctgttcggtggagtgttctgtatatATGTCTGTTAAATCCAATTGGTCTACAGAGTGGTTCAAGTTCCTTACTGATCTTCTGTCATGGTGTCCTAGCCATTGGAAGTGGGGTACTGAAATCTACAATGATTActgttgaattgtctatttctctccacttaaattttgctttatgtattttggggctctgttagaaatatgtgtgtacatgtatacacacacatatataattgttATGTATTCTTGATGGGTTGAGTCTTTTATTATATGTTGTTTctagcaaaaaataattttcttaaagtctattttgttggATATTATTCATATAGCCACTctagctctcttttggttactgtttgcatagaatatctttttccatccttttactttcaatctactTGTGTGTCTGAATCTAAACTAAGTCTTATGTAGACATAAAGGGATTGGATTAAATTTTCAAATCTGTTCTGCCAATCTAATTTAAATATCATCTTTCTTTGAGGCACCTTCAAAAAGCCCCAGGGCACTCAATGTGTACTTTAAAAATCACTGGTGTAGGCTgcgcacaatggctcatgcctgtaatcccaacactttgggaggctgaagtgggaggatcacttgaggtcaggggtttgagaccaacctggccaacatgatgaaaaccccatctctattaaaaatagaaaattagccaggcatggtggcatgtgcttgtaatcccagctacttgggaggctgaggaaggaaaatcgcttgaacccaggaagtggaggctgcagtgagccaagatcatgccactacactccagcctgggcaacagagagagactaagtctaaaaaaattaaaaagttcacTGATGTGAATACATGCCGGAAATTATTTATGAAAGAACCCAATATTCTTTCAGAATTTTGTCAGCaacttaccatatgacctagaaccagtttctttttctattaaagaTGAAAACTGTTACCACACATGATGCCATCAtagtaagcatttttaaaagtgagacACTCAGAGTTGGCATAACACCCACAGTACTAGTATGACATGAACTGTGGAGATATATCAGTAGCAATGGCACCAACTCACCTGTAGTGAGTTGACTACAGGTGAGTTGGGAAACCAAAAAGCCCACCATCactaacacaaacaaaaaaacagaatttactAGGCATgtccatgttttattttctttaggtgtttttctggaaaattacattttcaagGAATCAGCCCTTACAAACAGAGctaatctttcaaaaaataaaacccagtaTCTAGATTCTCAAAACTTACAAAACCAACTGGAAATGTCTGGTTGTCATGCTCAATTCAGTTTCACATCACAAGTAATCATCTATAACTATTTTAGTAGGCAAATTCCAATTCTAAATATTACTAACGATTACCATTGTTATTCTCCACTGTGTTGACAATTGTCTTATTGCTGAATTGttcataatacattttctttggcAACTTTATTCACACCACGGGACAACTAAAGGTCTGGATTAACTTAGTATTTCAAAActtcattataattatttaaatgtaaatgctagacttaaattatttaaatttaaacgctagatttaaattatttaattttaataaaatttaaatttaaatgctaGAATAGGAAAGCCTCCAAACATGCCtaatataacaaaaacaaaaattgctaaATAATCACTACTAAAAGCATTTCCATTGTATGTACAAGTATATAATTCAACTTTaccaacaaaaatattataatttagcTCCAATTCTCTATCAGACcttctgtgattaaaaaaaaacaaaaaataaatggagaaagtaACATCTGGGCACCTGTCAAATTTTTATGGAAGgttgttttatataaattttaaatggccTAAAATCAGCCAGAATGTGAATTTTTCACTATAATACTTTATaaacttgtactttttttttcttttcttttttgagatggagtcttgctctgttacccaggctggagtgcagtggcgcaatctcggctcactgcaacctctgcctcctgggttcaagcgattctcctgcctcagcctcccaagtagctgggattacaggtacgtgccaccacatccagctaatttttgtatttttagtagaggtgaggttttgccatgttggtcaggctggtcttgatctcttgacctcgtgatctgcctacctcggcctcccaaagtgctgggattataggcgtgagccaccacacctagcctaaacttgtatttaaattatatagtgatagcttattcatttttaattcttgttCCATGGAATAAGCCTATTTTTGAGGATTGGCACAATATTAACAAGAAATTTAAACAGGACGCTCAAGTCCAGAAGTTTAACTAAAAAATCTTTcctatatataataaaatcacCAACTTAAATTACAAATTGCTTCCACTAAAAATTATCACTCCAAACTTCAGAAAAAGTAAATTAACATAGGTTTATGGCAAAAAGTACACTCTGAAGCATGTTCACATTACAAAGATAAATGATAAAGGTTAACCAGCAAAAATTCAAAAAGGCATATATGCAAACATCTGTATGCAAACTTTCATGAATAAGATATAAGAAATGATTcatttggctaattttatgtaCAGCTTGTATACAATTTAAAACAAGTATAACTGATTATGTTTCTATGTAAAAGCCACAATAAAGTTAAATGAAATACTAAATAAGTCTTACAAATTGGTCTCTTAGGAGTTCTCAAAAGAATTAGTAACTGAGTAATGTTAGATTCTAAGAAATGCCCTCTTCTTGATCTATCATTTCTGTTTTAACTGAAAACACATCTGCCAACATATGTTTTGGAATTTCTGACCCTCTGACTTTCAAGGCATAACAAGCATTCTCCACTTTGGCCAAACTTTGTTTCAAGGTATACAGCTTCTTAGACACCTCGTAAGGTCCAGTGTTGCCAATGAATGAAAACCCATCATAAACCTGACGTAAAAACTGGCTCACTTCAAAGGGGGTGTCAATGTCCCCATTCCCCACACTGTTAATACACATCCGCATCAATTCTCCAGTTAAGTCAGCTACTCCCAGAAGGTAATCGACAGGTGTGACTCTCAGTCTCCAAGTACCAAACTGCTTATCCTGTGCATCAGAGGAAGGCTggtaaaaaaaacacacacacacacacacacaagaaagaaCACTGTGAAAAAGAGTGAATATAGCATGTATCACATTTATGATAGAAGTACAAAATCAATAGCAAATCAGTCATActaattttttctaaataaaatacatctaTTTTGCTTAATAACCATTTGGGATGTTAAAGGAGGAATCTGTGCCCTGGGTAGTGAATTGAACCAGATGACTTCAAGATACTTTTGAAATATATCATTATGAAACCAACTATTTCCAACTCCACTTGacgtacaaaataaaaatattcttaaactaGGCTTGGTAACTTTATTGCACGACACTTACTTACTTAAATGAAAAACCATACGGCCCTCCAAGTTTGTGATCCATTAATGTTTTCCTAAGAAGCTCAGTCTTTTTCTGGCTTCTTGTCTTTCCCTACTCAGCCCTGACCATCACGATTTATTATtctctcactgcatcctcaattCCCTTAGACTGCTATATTTTCTACTGCACCTACCCATCAAAAACAGAATCCTCAATCAATACTAAAATCTACTCATTAGTCCTTTATTCAGGTGGCTGAGTACCACtcactgagttaaaaaaaaatggtaatcaCAACTGCAGGGTCTGTACCGCTACAAATTACTCTGCAATCCTTTTACTTATCATTAGATGGTTCTCTTTCCAGCCTCTTCAAACACAATTTCAATCCTTTCACCACTCTCTTCAGTGCTCTACTCAAATCCCAAACCTCTTCACTTTCAGTAGACAATCTTGCCCAATTTCAGTGACCTGGTCATTTGCCAGCTTACCTAGCACAATTTCTTGCAACTGCCTTtatccctaccaaaaaaaaaaaaaaattatatccacaCCCATCTTTACCTTCTATCCTCCAGTCTCAGATGATGAGTTGTCCCTCCTCTTGTTTGAGGTTAACTCTTCCAAATGACCTTGACCCATCTCCTCCCACCTCTTCCAGGACCTTGCTTCATAAGGTGTatgcccttgggcaagttatttcatctctctaaacctcagtttcctcatctgtaaaatgggataacagtacctacctcagAGGTTTATTTTAAGGGTTAAATAACATTTACCAAGTTCTTGGCATAATGCCCAACACAAagtaaatattcaacaaatgctaGCTGCTATCATGATTACTATCATCATGAAATCTCTCTCCACATCAATTTCCCTCTACTGAATTCTTTCTGGTAGAGACAATGCCTAAATTGTTATTAAAAGCCTGTATGTATAAAAGGGTAGGTGAAGTTGCAGTTACATCAAAGGACATTTCAGGTAGTGGGACCTACAAAGGCGTACAGGTAAGAATTGTCCATTTGAGGAACTAATGAGATAATTATTTTGAGTAAAGTTTAAAGGAAGTTACATAAATATAAGCTGAGACGAGGGAGATAGCTTTATTAAGATCACTCTTTGCTATGTATCTAATACATGAATCCTAACATTGTTTGGACTCTGCAGAGACCATCTGGTGCAACGTCCTCATCATTTAGCATAAGAAATGGGGTCCGAGAAACATCACAGGTAATATGATGTTGAGCTACGGGAATATGATAGCTAGTTAGTGGCACTATTGTTTCCATTCTATTTTTCTGCATGTTTGGAATTTttcacaaaactttttaaaataaaaattaaatagttttGACAATATTCTCAACAGGCAAGTCAGAGCAAAATACCTTTCCCAATCAAATTCCCAGAAATTTCAGCACCAAGCATCTTTAGCACTAAAACTTATTTATGAACACAGTCTTAAACTATTTGAAACGTGTATATGAATATTATAGCCCCATAATCTTAAAATAATCTAGTACCTAAGTCCTGAAAACAGTACTTTGACTCTCCATTTTCTGGCCTTTTctccaatattttcattttgatacaCAGAGAACTTTAAAGGAAAGTGTGGTAACTTCCCTAATATCATGTGAGAAGCAGGGTCAAATAGGCCTACTTTACTTCTTTGTGTAATTCAGTCTACActatatgaataaaaaatataaagaaattttacttctcaaaataaatttccTCCTTAATACacttcataaaatttaaaaagttaatacatgGCTTCCTTAAAGTAAGTTATACCTGTCATGCCAAATTAGTctcatttgtattaattttagttgatattcaagaaaatattatttctacagTGTCTTCCATCTCCTGCCTACCTACCCTGAATatatggtgtttttaaaaataattttaaaaagacaaaaaataaagaaaaatttaaaaatatttaattttatctttaagtGTACTGGTATCTCAGAAAGTATCAAATAGTCAATACAGCTTACCTTACTGCCTGAATGTTATATCTTGaaactcagaaggaaaaaaatagtatttgtttaaaagtcaaactgcaaagtttttttcttaattcagaaAAGCTACATAAATTTCAGATACAAGCATTATGAATTGAGTAAATGATCAACAGCTCTCACTATATAAAAACTATAATGGCAAACTACTCAGCACTTCCATGTCAGGTgctgtatataatgtatattacgTGTCAGGTGCTGCTGTATATTGCCTAATTAATAACCTTTAAGTTAAATCCTTTAAAACAACCCTTTGAGGTAGGTACCTGATCCAAGGGATCCCTGTAGCACACTGTGAGAAGCACTGGCAGAGTGGACAAGGGCACAGGCTTGGATTCAAAATACCTAACTTCAAATCTTAGCTCTGCCACACTTTTTAGTTGTGTGGCTTctggtaagttacttaacctctctaaaagcctgtttctttctctgtaaaatgagagtaataatGCTTACCACATACGGTTAATAAAAGGATTGAATAAGACAGTGCTTACAAAGGGCACGTGAAAAATAGAGTGTAAAACCAAAAGAGGACTTACAGTAAGCACTCCATAATGCTGTAGGTGAAGAGCATTACTTTCCCAATATGCCCAGAGTTGTTCTTGTTCTATCCACTaactgaaacatttaaaaagaccATTTCCTAGTTGAGACTCTACAAAACCATACTTCAGAAAGAACATTCCCATCTCAATCTTGGCATAAGCCAGTAAATCTACCAGAATCATCATACTGTTACATAAATTATACAATAAAtgtgaaacaaattttaaattctcacagttttattttctttcccattgtCTTCAGTCGTAAATATCAATTGTTTATTAATTTCATCCATACTAATTAATGATCGTGTTTTGATGAAGTGTTGAAAAGAGACAGCTTCTACATATTCCTGTAGTCCTGAAAACgcaacaaagaaaattaccaagAATAAGCACTTAATTAGTAAGAATGTCATAATAAAAAACTTCAAATTGATCACCatctagctcaaaaaaaaaaaagcttaatggATGCCTACTATAATGCCAGTACTAGACCAGGTACTTAGAATAGAAAGAATGgcctgggggccaggcgcggtggctcacgcctgtaatcccagcactttaaaaggccaaggtgggtggatcacttcaggtcaggagttggagaccagcctggccaacatagcaaaaccccaactctactaaaaatacaaaaattagcgggacatggtggcgggcgcctgtaatctctgggccactgtgcctagccagaaaaaaaaattttttaagagtttAAGTAATAAGGATTTAAGAAAAGCCTATtctgaccaggcgcggtggctcacgcctgtaatcccagcactttgggaggccgaggtgggtggatcacctgaggtcaggagttcgagaccatcctggccaacatagcgaaaccccatctctactaaaaatacaaaaaaaattagctgggggtggtggcaggagcccataatcccagctactcgggaggctgaggcaggagaatcacttgaacccaggagctgaaggttgcagtgagtcgagattgcgccattgcactccagcctgggggacaagagcgagacttcgtctcaagaaaaaaaaaaaaggaaaagaaaagcctattccataaattttgataggctttaataaaaattatacaaattaatttttattttgctaggTAATGAAGCAATGACTGAAACAAATG from Nomascus leucogenys isolate Asia chromosome 5, Asia_NLE_v1, whole genome shotgun sequence includes the following:
- the TSNAX gene encoding translin-associated protein X — translated: MSNKEGSGGFRKRKHDNFPHNQRREGKDVNSSSPVMLAFKSFQQELDARHDKYERLVKLSRDITVESKRTIFLLHRITSASDMEDILTESEIKLDGVRQKILQVAQELSGEDMHQFHRAITTGLQEYVEAVSFQHFIKTRSLISMDEINKQLIFTTEDNGKENKTPSSDAQDKQFGTWRLRVTPVDYLLGVADLTGELMRMCINSVGNGDIDTPFEVSQFLRQVYDGFSFIGNTGPYEVSKKLYTLKQSLAKVENACYALKVRGSEIPKHMLADVFSVKTEMIDQEEGIS